In Alphaproteobacteria bacterium, one genomic interval encodes:
- a CDS encoding ABC transporter substrate-binding protein: MTNRLVRSFRTILAAVAIAAFIAPVGTAVAEHGSDTFTIATRLTDSKFDPAFHFAEFDAVNILNTYEGLVVPVKGKPPTGQLAESWKASADGKVWTFKLRNDVTFHDGRKLTANDVVYSMDRFLTLGKGYSSLLKGILDVGNTKALDESTVEFTLNSSFGPFVDVLVQFYVVNSELLKANQKPGDFGANGDYGTDYLLSHDAGSGPYKLDSFVPDRRRVFVAYGDYRGGWSEAHFKRIVVEIVGETATARSLLTAGDVDFVDQWQPLDFYKNLKGQAGINVNEDADNKLYVVQMNTTRPPFDDVNFRKAVLYAFDYNTANDIILGGAIKANGPVPSAMPGHDASISGYTYDVTKAKEYLAKSKYKPGEITLNWDYIKAGAHEEMALLMQSNLKAVGIDMKITAEQWPTLSKNAAKADTAPHFFPVYNTAKYPTPDAFTYAMYHPVNHGQWQASAHFNDAAVSKLLEEARSTPDAAMRNQKYGQATKMIVDDAASLWVGYTIHRVALRDRVKNYESKGLMAFDLNVYNLRH; this comes from the coding sequence ATGACAAACCGTTTGGTGCGGTCGTTCCGCACAATCCTCGCCGCTGTCGCGATTGCCGCATTTATTGCGCCGGTCGGAACGGCGGTCGCGGAGCACGGGAGCGATACGTTCACGATCGCGACCCGCTTGACTGATTCCAAGTTCGACCCGGCGTTTCACTTCGCCGAGTTCGACGCCGTCAATATCCTCAACACCTACGAAGGTCTCGTCGTGCCAGTCAAAGGCAAGCCGCCGACCGGCCAGCTCGCCGAGTCCTGGAAGGCCAGCGCCGACGGCAAAGTCTGGACCTTTAAGTTGCGCAACGACGTGACCTTTCACGATGGACGCAAGCTGACTGCCAATGATGTCGTTTATTCGATGGATCGCTTCCTGACCCTTGGCAAGGGCTACTCGTCGTTGCTTAAGGGCATCCTCGATGTCGGCAACACCAAGGCACTCGATGAGTCAACCGTGGAGTTCACGCTGAATTCGTCGTTCGGTCCCTTCGTCGACGTTCTGGTTCAGTTCTATGTCGTCAACAGCGAGTTGCTGAAGGCGAACCAGAAGCCTGGCGACTTCGGCGCCAACGGCGACTACGGCACCGACTACCTGCTGAGCCACGATGCAGGCTCGGGTCCCTACAAGCTGGATTCCTTTGTCCCCGATCGACGGCGTGTGTTCGTTGCCTATGGCGATTACCGCGGCGGTTGGAGCGAGGCGCACTTCAAGCGCATCGTTGTCGAGATCGTCGGCGAGACCGCGACGGCTCGTTCGTTGCTGACGGCAGGCGATGTCGACTTCGTCGACCAGTGGCAGCCGTTGGATTTCTATAAGAACCTCAAGGGCCAAGCCGGCATCAATGTAAACGAAGACGCCGACAACAAGCTCTACGTCGTTCAAATGAACACCACCCGTCCGCCGTTCGACGATGTGAACTTCCGCAAAGCGGTTCTTTACGCCTTCGACTACAACACGGCGAACGACATTATCCTTGGTGGTGCGATCAAAGCGAACGGCCCCGTGCCGAGTGCGATGCCAGGACACGATGCGTCGATCTCGGGATATACGTACGACGTGACCAAGGCGAAGGAATATCTCGCCAAGTCGAAGTACAAGCCCGGCGAGATCACGTTGAACTGGGATTACATCAAGGCCGGTGCCCACGAAGAAATGGCGCTGTTGATGCAGTCCAATCTCAAAGCTGTCGGGATCGACATGAAGATCACGGCGGAACAATGGCCGACGCTGTCGAAGAATGCAGCAAAAGCCGATACCGCCCCGCATTTCTTCCCGGTCTACAACACGGCGAAGTACCCGACCCCGGATGCGTTCACCTACGCAATGTATCATCCGGTTAACCATGGTCAGTGGCAGGCATCCGCACACTTCAACGATGCGGCGGTCTCCAAACTGCTCGAGGAAGCCCGTTCGACGCCGGACGCGGCCATGCGTAACCAGAAGTACGGCCAGGCGACTAAGATGATTGTCGACGATGCCGCGTCGCTATGGGTGGGTTACACCATTCACCGGGTAGCACTGCGCGATCGGGTCAAAAACTACGAGAGCAAGGGCCTGATGGCCTTCGACCTCAACGTTTACAACCTGCGCCACTAG
- a CDS encoding ABC transporter permease, translated as MVDRTPEGGLEDGPVSVAVPAWRIAAETLRKSPLSMVGLFIVALVLVLAIFGPWIAPFPDDAGATVNFAERLQPPSWKHWFGTDIVGRDVLSRVIVGARISMIIAACVIVLAVFIGVPIGIVAAFWGGWLGNVLMRINEVFLAIPSLVFVLAVAALLGPSLPVVIAAIALAWWTWFARLAYGEALHIKEEQFVEAAQVSGASGLRIAFGEILPNLTSVLIVKITLDIGYVILLGAALGFLGLGVQPPDPEWGIMVAEGRDQLPDAWWLTTFPGLAIFITVIGFNLLGDGLNDLLGARQ; from the coding sequence ATGGTGGATCGTACCCCTGAGGGCGGACTCGAAGACGGACCGGTCAGCGTCGCGGTCCCGGCGTGGCGCATCGCCGCCGAGACGTTGCGCAAGAGCCCGCTGTCGATGGTCGGTCTGTTCATCGTCGCGCTGGTGCTGGTCTTGGCGATTTTCGGTCCCTGGATCGCGCCGTTTCCAGACGACGCGGGCGCCACAGTGAATTTTGCGGAACGCCTCCAGCCGCCCAGTTGGAAACATTGGTTCGGGACCGACATCGTCGGCCGCGACGTCCTAAGCCGGGTGATCGTGGGGGCGCGCATTTCGATGATCATTGCGGCGTGCGTCATCGTGTTAGCGGTCTTCATCGGCGTGCCGATTGGAATTGTCGCGGCGTTCTGGGGCGGGTGGCTTGGCAATGTTCTGATGCGGATCAACGAAGTGTTCCTTGCGATTCCGTCGTTGGTGTTCGTGCTCGCCGTGGCCGCACTGTTGGGGCCGAGCCTGCCGGTAGTGATTGCCGCAATTGCCCTGGCGTGGTGGACTTGGTTCGCGCGACTGGCCTACGGCGAGGCGCTGCACATCAAGGAAGAACAGTTCGTCGAGGCCGCGCAGGTGTCGGGGGCCAGCGGTTTACGTATCGCCTTCGGTGAAATCCTGCCGAACCTCACCAGCGTTCTGATCGTCAAGATCACGCTGGATATAGGCTATGTGATATTGCTCGGCGCGGCCCTTGGCTTCCTCGGTCTAGGGGTGCAGCCGCCAGATCCGGAGTGGGGGATCATGGTTGCCGAGGGGCGCGATCAACTCCCTGACGCTTGGTGGCTCACGACCTTCCCCGGTCTTGCCATCTTTATCACCGTAATCGGTTTCAATTTGCTTGGCGACGGACTGAACGACTTGTTGGGCGCGCGACAGTGA
- a CDS encoding ABC transporter permease, which produces MRFVVRRMIELAVVMFGLSVLIFVISRVLPGDPVRFALGPTATEEQIAQLTREMGLDSPLVVQYWRLIQGLFRGDLGVSLTTFRPIAGDLATFLPASLELALLGMGLAIVIGVPLGVMTAVHRNRSRDFIGRALAFTGVAIPVFWFALLVQTLLAFEWRLFPALGRIDADVAPPPHVTGSFLVDSLLAFDIGLFLHVLSFLILPALVLAASPMAMIMRLLRASMIDEMGKDYVLTARANGMPRNLLVHKYMLRNAFSATLTIIGLLFGFFIGGAFIVETVFSWPGIGRYGVRALQFKDFNAIIAVTLLVGIAYAAANTVVTVLYGWLDPRLRLGRH; this is translated from the coding sequence GTGCGTTTCGTTGTCCGTCGGATGATCGAGTTGGCGGTGGTCATGTTCGGGCTCTCGGTTCTGATCTTCGTGATCAGCCGGGTGCTGCCCGGCGATCCGGTGCGCTTTGCGTTGGGCCCGACCGCGACGGAAGAACAGATCGCCCAACTCACCCGCGAGATGGGCCTCGACAGTCCGTTGGTGGTGCAATACTGGCGCTTGATCCAGGGACTGTTCCGCGGCGACCTCGGCGTTTCGTTGACGACCTTCCGCCCCATCGCCGGGGACTTGGCAACCTTCCTGCCCGCCTCGCTGGAGCTCGCGCTGCTCGGCATGGGGCTTGCGATCGTCATCGGCGTGCCGCTTGGGGTGATGACGGCCGTCCATCGCAACCGAAGCCGCGATTTCATCGGTCGTGCGCTCGCCTTTACCGGCGTCGCGATTCCGGTGTTTTGGTTCGCGTTACTGGTGCAAACGCTGCTGGCGTTCGAGTGGCGTCTGTTCCCGGCGCTGGGCCGGATTGACGCCGACGTCGCGCCGCCGCCGCATGTCACGGGATCGTTTTTGGTCGACAGTCTTTTAGCCTTCGATATCGGCCTGTTCCTCCACGTCCTGTCGTTCTTGATTCTGCCCGCGCTGGTGCTGGCGGCTTCGCCGATGGCGATGATCATGCGCCTGTTGCGCGCCAGCATGATCGACGAAATGGGAAAGGATTACGTTCTCACGGCCCGCGCGAACGGTATGCCGCGCAACTTGCTGGTTCACAAATACATGCTGCGCAATGCTTTCTCGGCGACACTGACAATCATCGGCTTGCTGTTCGGCTTCTTCATCGGTGGGGCGTTTATCGTCGAGACCGTCTTTAGCTGGCCTGGCATCGGGCGCTACGGTGTGCGCGCGCTCCAGTTCAAGGACTTCAACGCCATCATTGCGGTGACGTTATTGGTCGGGATCGCTTACGCGGCCGCGAACACCGTGGTCACCGTTCTGTACGGCTGGTTGGACCCGCGCCTGCGATTGGGCCGGCACTAG